One genomic segment of Longimicrobium sp. includes these proteins:
- a CDS encoding GumC family protein, whose translation MEPLMLPGQVAPPPYVPPAPEPVKVRELWGMVKRHRLLIGACTAVGLALGLLLVSRSRPEYEATATIVVDDNRERVARVLGNEVTDQKGRMATEMELLRSRLLARAVADSLELRVSVVKPEGVPRSQVLSGIRLNREADTATITFVKQAYGEFEARNADGKVIGRTSAGTPMQVPGGQLILAPEAVDHPEFTVAIGTREGAAEAVADQLDISQPAEDADVVHVAYRSSDPALARDVPNALAARYTELRRDMHGSEARSTVQFLRAQVDTLRGQLTAAEQRLQAFREREGVVALPVEASTQVTQQAQLQAQRNALEAERSALARSIAQARSSTGPGASSPYRNLTAFPTLLRNETATQLITQIAQLENERATMMRTRTAADPDVQLLTQRIEQLEGQLGGIVNTYVQGLGNQVASIDASLGSFGARMDRIPAQEVELARLSRQTDVLGGLYGQLQARLKEAEVAEAVDEPGAVVVDPATLPSKPSNGSTPLIAGVLAIFGMLLGVGIAFAREYADVSVHTRDDLQAATGFPVLGWVPRMGATLSPGKKALRGMRRMLRPGRAAESHAGRALVPTAGIASLMPSLPAGAPTATADSYEWLYRNLLFLKPGEDVRAVLVTSPLPGDGKTTTAAGLASTLAQRGLRVLLIDADLRRGAPAPEGGGGTPGLSDLLAGTAPLADVVQLVNVGEGRQLHYIPAGHLPPDPVQLLGSPRIQVLMEWLREKYFIVVLDSPPLNLFADAAVLGACADATLLVSRAGVTPFEAVVHAAEQCRRARMPTVGTVLNDIVPDRDRDYDPAYRWYEEGRAYYARVA comes from the coding sequence ATGGAACCCTTGATGCTGCCGGGGCAGGTGGCGCCGCCGCCGTACGTTCCCCCCGCGCCCGAGCCCGTGAAGGTGCGCGAGCTCTGGGGAATGGTGAAGCGCCACCGCCTGCTGATCGGCGCCTGCACGGCCGTGGGGTTGGCGCTGGGGCTGCTTCTCGTTTCCCGCAGCCGCCCCGAGTACGAGGCGACGGCCACGATCGTGGTCGACGACAACCGCGAGCGGGTGGCGCGAGTGCTGGGGAACGAAGTGACGGACCAGAAGGGACGGATGGCCACGGAGATGGAGCTGCTCCGCAGCCGCCTGCTGGCCCGCGCCGTCGCCGATTCGCTGGAGCTCCGCGTTTCGGTGGTGAAGCCCGAGGGGGTGCCGCGCAGCCAGGTGCTTTCGGGCATTCGGCTGAACCGGGAGGCCGATACGGCCACGATCACCTTCGTCAAGCAGGCGTACGGCGAGTTCGAGGCCCGCAACGCCGACGGCAAGGTGATCGGACGCACCAGCGCCGGCACGCCCATGCAGGTGCCGGGCGGGCAGCTCATCCTGGCCCCCGAGGCCGTGGACCACCCCGAGTTCACCGTCGCCATCGGCACGCGCGAGGGCGCCGCCGAAGCCGTGGCCGACCAGCTGGACATCTCGCAGCCGGCGGAAGATGCCGACGTCGTGCACGTCGCCTACCGCTCGTCGGACCCGGCGCTGGCCCGCGACGTTCCCAATGCGCTGGCGGCGCGCTATACCGAGCTGCGGCGCGACATGCACGGCAGCGAGGCGCGCAGCACCGTGCAGTTCCTGCGGGCCCAGGTAGACACGCTGCGCGGCCAGCTCACCGCGGCCGAGCAGCGGCTGCAGGCGTTCCGCGAGCGCGAGGGCGTGGTGGCCCTGCCGGTGGAGGCCAGCACCCAGGTGACGCAGCAGGCGCAGCTGCAGGCCCAGCGCAACGCGCTGGAGGCCGAGCGCTCGGCGCTGGCCCGCAGCATCGCGCAGGCCCGCTCGTCCACCGGCCCGGGCGCCTCGTCGCCGTATCGCAACCTGACGGCGTTCCCCACCCTGCTGCGCAACGAGACCGCCACGCAGCTGATCACCCAGATCGCGCAGCTGGAGAACGAGCGCGCGACGATGATGCGCACCCGCACCGCCGCCGACCCCGACGTGCAGCTCCTCACCCAGCGCATCGAGCAGCTGGAGGGACAGCTGGGCGGGATCGTGAACACGTACGTGCAGGGGCTGGGCAACCAGGTGGCCTCCATCGACGCCAGCCTGGGATCGTTCGGGGCGCGGATGGACCGCATTCCCGCCCAGGAGGTGGAGCTCGCGCGGCTGAGCCGGCAGACGGACGTGCTGGGCGGATTGTACGGCCAGCTGCAGGCGCGGCTGAAGGAGGCCGAGGTGGCCGAGGCGGTGGACGAGCCGGGCGCGGTGGTGGTGGACCCGGCGACGCTCCCCTCCAAGCCGTCCAACGGGAGCACGCCCCTGATCGCCGGGGTGCTGGCCATCTTCGGCATGCTGCTGGGCGTGGGCATCGCCTTCGCCCGCGAGTACGCCGATGTGTCGGTGCACACCCGCGACGACCTGCAGGCCGCCACCGGGTTCCCCGTCCTGGGATGGGTGCCGCGGATGGGCGCCACCCTTTCCCCCGGCAAGAAGGCGCTGCGGGGGATGCGGCGGATGCTTCGTCCCGGGCGCGCAGCCGAGTCGCACGCGGGCCGGGCCCTGGTGCCCACCGCGGGCATCGCGTCGCTGATGCCCTCGCTTCCCGCGGGCGCGCCCACCGCCACGGCCGATTCGTACGAGTGGCTGTACCGCAACCTGCTCTTCCTGAAGCCGGGCGAGGACGTGCGGGCGGTGCTGGTCACCAGCCCGCTGCCGGGAGACGGAAAGACGACCACGGCGGCGGGGCTGGCCTCTACGCTGGCGCAGCGCGGGCTGCGGGTGCTGCTGATCGACGCCGACCTGCGCCGGGGAGCGCCCGCGCCCGAGGGCGGCGGGGGCACCCCGGGGCTCTCGGACCTGCTGGCGGGCACCGCGCCCCTGGCCGACGTGGTGCAGCTGGTGAACGTGGGCGAGGGGCGGCAGCTTCACTACATCCCCGCCGGGCACCTGCCGCCCGACCCGGTGCAGCTGCTGGGGTCGCCGCGCATCCAGGTGCTGATGGAGTGGCTGCGCGAAAAGTACTTCATCGTGGTGCTGGACTCGCCCCCGCTGAACCTGTTCGCCGACGCGGCCGTGCTGGGCGCGTGCGCCGACGCCACCCTGCTGGTGTCGCGCGCGGGCGTCACCCCCTTCGAGGCGGTGGTGCACGCCGCCGAGCAGTGCCGGCGGGCGCGCATGCCCACCGTGGGCACGGTGCTGAACGACATCGTCCCCGACCGCGACCGCGACTACGACCCCGCCTACAGGTGGTACGAAGAGGGTCGCGCCTACTACGCCCGGGTGGCCTGA
- a CDS encoding DUF3131 domain-containing protein, giving the protein MRPNEAAAAAIGWLNRIVILAVSVFVVQALWPSGPRDDDEFPAAPPPPRGERVAAAPVRPAPPAGRPSAPAEAVRRALPGDDSLHADAARRAWAYVEQQYQPATGLVNSVAGYPYATLWDVGSGLAALYAGAELGLLEREEYDRRMARALQTLNTMRLYDGAAFNKNYSTTTGRIAGRNDREEPDAIGYGWSATDIGRVLIWLRIIATTQPRHAQAARAVAARLDLDRMVDDGYLYGEDRAPRSGRKRRYQEGRLPYEQYAASGFALWGQRAEKALSLRENARPVNVLGIPLMADKRGYDHVTSEPVILAGLEVGWTPEMARLARGMLAAQEARYRQTGTVTIVSEDAIPRAPHYFYYYSVVGNGQPFALNVLNPRTRISEPRWVSAKAAFAWHALLPGEYTQRAVTTVAPAGAGEGGWASGVYEGTRTSTRGQNVNTAAVVLESALYHARGGRPFMQPAATKPIVRQQARADSVRRDSVRRDSVRRSAARPDSARGTARGAQPAAKARTGD; this is encoded by the coding sequence ATGCGCCCCAACGAGGCGGCCGCCGCGGCCATCGGCTGGCTGAACCGCATCGTGATCCTGGCGGTCAGCGTGTTCGTCGTGCAAGCCCTGTGGCCCTCCGGCCCGCGGGACGACGACGAGTTCCCCGCCGCGCCGCCCCCGCCCCGGGGCGAACGCGTGGCGGCCGCGCCGGTGCGCCCCGCCCCGCCCGCGGGTCGGCCCTCCGCCCCGGCCGAGGCGGTCCGGCGCGCGCTCCCTGGCGACGACTCGCTGCACGCCGACGCGGCTCGGCGCGCGTGGGCGTACGTGGAGCAGCAGTACCAGCCGGCGACCGGGCTGGTGAACTCGGTGGCGGGCTATCCGTACGCCACGCTCTGGGACGTGGGGAGCGGGCTGGCTGCGCTGTACGCAGGCGCCGAGCTGGGGCTGCTGGAGCGCGAGGAATACGACCGGCGGATGGCGCGGGCGCTGCAGACGCTGAACACCATGCGCCTGTACGACGGCGCGGCGTTCAACAAGAACTATTCGACGACCACCGGGCGCATCGCGGGGCGCAACGACCGCGAGGAGCCCGACGCGATCGGCTACGGCTGGTCCGCCACGGACATCGGGCGGGTGCTGATCTGGCTTCGCATCATCGCCACCACCCAGCCGCGGCACGCCCAGGCGGCGCGGGCCGTAGCGGCGCGGCTGGACCTGGACCGCATGGTGGACGACGGCTACCTGTACGGCGAAGACCGCGCCCCCCGCAGCGGGCGCAAGCGGCGCTACCAGGAGGGCCGGCTGCCGTACGAGCAGTACGCGGCGTCTGGCTTTGCGCTCTGGGGACAGCGGGCCGAAAAGGCGCTCTCCCTCCGCGAGAACGCGCGCCCGGTGAACGTGCTGGGCATTCCGCTGATGGCCGACAAGCGCGGCTACGACCACGTGACCAGCGAGCCGGTGATCCTGGCGGGGCTGGAGGTGGGATGGACGCCCGAGATGGCGCGGCTGGCGCGGGGGATGCTGGCGGCGCAGGAGGCGCGGTACCGGCAGACGGGCACGGTGACGATCGTCAGCGAGGACGCCATTCCGCGCGCGCCGCACTACTTCTACTACTACTCGGTGGTCGGCAACGGCCAGCCGTTCGCGCTGAACGTGCTGAACCCGCGCACCCGGATCTCGGAGCCGCGGTGGGTGAGCGCCAAGGCGGCGTTCGCCTGGCACGCGCTGCTGCCGGGCGAGTACACGCAGCGCGCGGTGACGACCGTGGCTCCCGCCGGGGCGGGCGAGGGGGGATGGGCGTCGGGCGTGTACGAGGGAACGCGCACGTCTACGCGCGGGCAGAACGTGAACACGGCGGCCGTCGTCCTGGAATCGGCGCTGTACCACGCGCGCGGCGGGCGGCCGTTCATGCAGCCGGCGGCCACGAAGCCCATCGTCCGGCAGCAGGCCCGGGCGGATTCGGTGCGGCGCGATTCGGTGAGGCGGGATTCTGTGCGGCGGAGCGCGGCTCGGCCGGACTCGGCGCGGGGCACGGCAAGGGGAGCTCAGCCCGCCGCCAAGGCCCGCACGGGCGACTGA
- a CDS encoding glycoside hydrolase family 26 protein has product MRKLSSRVSSFASVVLAGSLVLMSAACDGAGSVTGPDDTTKPETPVTPTAGPFFHGAFLGEADSKPERIGAAIRQYGDMVGKAPALVKTYHPVSCDFSATGWCGKVLREVSAAGATNFLALDLRWSGAPQSGLLEAIAAGRADAEFARIGRQLAAVGGTVLLEPAWEMNGNWQYVWQGVENGGDQSAPAKYAAAWRRIVDIFRREGASNVRWVFNPNVGNPLTNRATGPAHWNWYGHYYPGDAYVDYVGAHGFNAPRLHGGSWQEFDAMVDGAEADHMLSDLASRYPGKPIIIGEVASDEGTGDAKARWIRGAFAHMRRHPAVVGAVWFHMDKETDWRVNSSAESLQAYREAVRDAGVLASYSDVSSIRPTMLASN; this is encoded by the coding sequence ATGCGCAAGCTCTCGTCTCGTGTCTCGTCGTTCGCATCCGTCGTCCTCGCCGGCTCGCTCGTGCTCATGAGCGCGGCCTGCGACGGCGCGGGCTCCGTTACCGGTCCCGATGACACCACGAAGCCGGAGACGCCGGTGACCCCCACCGCAGGCCCGTTCTTTCACGGCGCCTTCCTGGGCGAAGCCGACAGCAAGCCCGAGCGCATCGGCGCGGCCATCCGCCAGTACGGCGACATGGTGGGCAAGGCCCCGGCGCTGGTGAAGACCTATCACCCCGTGTCGTGCGACTTTTCCGCCACCGGCTGGTGCGGCAAGGTGCTGCGCGAGGTGAGCGCGGCGGGCGCCACCAACTTCCTCGCCCTGGACCTGCGCTGGAGCGGCGCCCCACAGTCGGGGCTGCTGGAGGCCATCGCGGCGGGCCGCGCCGACGCCGAGTTCGCGCGCATCGGCCGGCAGCTGGCGGCGGTCGGCGGTACGGTGCTGCTGGAGCCGGCGTGGGAGATGAACGGCAACTGGCAGTACGTGTGGCAGGGCGTGGAGAACGGCGGGGACCAGAGCGCGCCGGCCAAGTACGCCGCCGCCTGGCGCCGCATCGTCGACATCTTCCGCCGCGAGGGCGCCAGCAACGTCCGCTGGGTGTTCAACCCCAACGTGGGCAACCCGCTGACCAACCGCGCCACGGGCCCGGCGCACTGGAACTGGTACGGCCACTACTATCCCGGCGACGCGTACGTGGACTACGTGGGCGCGCACGGCTTCAACGCGCCGCGGCTGCACGGCGGCTCGTGGCAGGAGTTCGACGCCATGGTCGACGGCGCCGAGGCCGACCACATGCTTTCGGACCTGGCCTCGCGCTATCCCGGCAAGCCCATCATCATCGGCGAAGTGGCCAGCGACGAGGGCACGGGCGACGCCAAGGCGCGCTGGATCCGCGGCGCCTTCGCCCACATGCGCCGCCACCCCGCCGTCGTCGGGGCCGTGTGGTTCCACATGGACAAGGAAACCGACTGGCGCGTGAACTCCAGCGCCGAGTCGCTGCAGGCCTACCGCGAAGCCGTCCGCGACGCCGGCGTGCTGGCCAGCTACAGCGACGTGTCGTCCATCCGCCCCACGATGCTGGCGAGCAACTGA
- a CDS encoding polysaccharide biosynthesis/export family protein, which yields MPAPDRIRRLAVMLASSCALAASLAACGVFAVPPEGTPPPATVGPTVMPDEGPPPEVTAALLNQGPDPLRQGDIVRLRIWREAEMSGDYTVNEDGDVVLPRVGNIHVAGEQPAEIKTRITQAFSRFLQSPSIEVTLLRRVQVLGAVRNPGLYPVDPTMTVSDALALAGGTTTDGSPNRVVLIRDGVRLPVKLEANTPIAGASIRSGDQIYVDQRSWISRNTGVVTAAITGVVSLIIAFGTR from the coding sequence ATGCCTGCTCCTGACCGCATCCGCCGCCTGGCAGTGATGCTCGCTTCTTCCTGCGCACTGGCCGCTTCGCTGGCCGCGTGCGGCGTCTTCGCCGTGCCGCCCGAGGGAACGCCGCCGCCGGCCACCGTCGGGCCCACCGTGATGCCCGACGAGGGCCCGCCGCCCGAGGTGACGGCGGCGCTGCTGAACCAGGGCCCCGACCCGCTGCGGCAGGGCGACATCGTGCGCCTGCGCATCTGGCGCGAGGCAGAGATGTCCGGCGACTACACCGTCAACGAGGACGGCGACGTGGTGCTGCCCCGCGTGGGCAACATCCACGTGGCCGGCGAGCAGCCCGCCGAGATCAAGACGCGCATCACCCAGGCGTTCTCGCGCTTCCTGCAGAGCCCGTCCATCGAGGTCACGCTGCTGCGCCGCGTGCAGGTGCTGGGGGCCGTGCGCAACCCGGGGCTGTATCCGGTGGACCCCACGATGACGGTGTCCGACGCGCTGGCGCTGGCGGGAGGCACCACCACCGACGGCAGCCCCAACCGCGTGGTGCTCATCCGCGACGGAGTGCGGCTTCCCGTGAAGCTCGAGGCCAACACCCCCATCGCGGGCGCGTCCATCCGCTCGGGCGACCAGATTTACGTGGACCAGCGCAGCTGGATCAGCCGCAACACGGGCGTAGTCACCGCCGCCATCACCGGCGTGGTGAGCCTGATCATCGCCTTCGGCACCAGGTAG
- a CDS encoding HD domain-containing phosphohydrolase, giving the protein MFSRSPAQPSPAAGARDPLPRFVQQAESLRESGDLDRAEEMLVRGLRDHGGDPRARAALARVLADRGDTERAEGVWRDVLGLDPDYVPALRALADISEAAGRRDEAMGFFRRLIRVENAGFDFGHAGQEAQPAASDPFAASPASSAAANVPADPAIDPDADPAEVLRAASRAWEAERAATGDEPSADAIPSFTPDEREVEQAGAPLSFTPDDVDARHSHVRPSFTGDEPAAAPPPATLAFTADEQDVAHSGAAPSFAADEPDAVQGRFSQGDDPTSGQSREAFAAPSFSADEPDAAQGRFSQGDDPTSGQSRDAFVAPSFTADGPHAEQSPFMRAADPSPQAHDVAPVPIAFHADAALQGAVGDSADFAEAEFDEWDDDEALAGFDIVFMDEDDVAEAEVEETVAAAPLTSEPLDEAVVVDAAPLASEPVDEAASDEAPDAAAVIEAVASAEGVDESAWSDESFAPAESSAVDATETIEAVEGIDEAAWSDEAFAPAEAGEDGFGPGFELPAIPVAEPAAFEEVAESDEALDAVAEEGSTTGVADADEAVDADVNAGAFAEAAEPVSAAADADAFPGGITEADEPISATTDAYAFAGGIPDADEPVSAAADADAYAGGIVEADEPVSAAVDADAFAGGSAGADDTVSAAEDVAATADAMDAVEASAAEPEPEPIADWLRAIDDADPTIAVVPAPYVAAPDEDDRADEVDLAEAVDYGDEVDPAAAVDFADLSAPIGANVEPVDVSATWDVAVQSLGTSTMAHTSDADQPGDHEPAAPVDFADHAEPIGAHVEPMDASVTADVDVGSVGPSTLADTSDADQPGEPAAGYVFDDVVAGDPEALDAVEAYAAPAADEDAELEQPVDVGTAAPDAPPVDAGGWPTRARLPHGVTLDPEPSPLAAPSEPPAPIATPQARPAPARPAASLANPEARPADAPNFPPALPPDPAVARAWFDRATQRAPQEPKAAPAPSVALVAAAREPWAPAPTLTGRANPVQLAQALVRVLERDGDVLGAASSVRRLLAVSIGRELGMEGTRLDGLALAAVLADLGGLFLRGGGQAQRGTDVSLTLMESVPLTPEVHEALSMQHRRWDGSDGGPREDGIPFPARVLAVARDAASLLTGSSRRGTDAAVHELQRGAGTTYDPMVVSVLRRVLARRELYGIGYGVGGRVMVAHRRELRSMDLAGRLHASGFEAETPGAGTLRQRLHGDLPLALIVGAELAASEADTLRELRAIPAAAWMPVVVVDADDAEVRPSLLAAGADLCFASSATFTEVGAALNALLRRLSTLAGGTAE; this is encoded by the coding sequence GTGTTCAGCCGCTCTCCCGCCCAGCCCTCGCCCGCGGCCGGCGCCCGCGACCCCCTGCCTCGCTTCGTGCAGCAGGCCGAGTCGCTCCGTGAATCGGGAGACCTGGACCGCGCCGAGGAGATGCTCGTCCGCGGCCTGCGCGATCACGGCGGCGACCCGCGCGCGCGGGCGGCGCTGGCGCGGGTGCTGGCCGACCGCGGCGACACCGAGCGGGCTGAGGGCGTGTGGCGCGACGTGCTGGGGCTGGACCCCGACTACGTGCCCGCCCTGCGCGCGCTGGCCGACATCAGCGAGGCCGCGGGCCGGCGCGACGAGGCCATGGGCTTCTTCCGCCGCCTGATTCGCGTGGAGAACGCGGGCTTCGACTTCGGCCACGCGGGGCAGGAGGCGCAGCCCGCCGCCAGCGATCCCTTTGCGGCGTCGCCCGCGTCGTCGGCCGCGGCGAACGTCCCGGCCGACCCCGCCATCGACCCGGATGCCGATCCGGCCGAGGTGCTGCGCGCGGCCTCCCGCGCCTGGGAAGCGGAGCGCGCCGCGACGGGCGACGAGCCGTCCGCTGATGCCATCCCCTCGTTCACCCCCGACGAGCGGGAAGTGGAGCAGGCCGGCGCGCCGCTGTCGTTCACCCCGGACGACGTGGATGCCAGGCATTCCCACGTCCGTCCGTCGTTCACCGGCGACGAGCCCGCTGCCGCGCCTCCCCCCGCCACGCTCGCGTTCACGGCGGACGAGCAGGACGTGGCGCACTCGGGCGCGGCTCCGTCGTTCGCGGCCGACGAGCCGGACGCGGTGCAGGGGCGGTTCAGCCAGGGGGACGATCCGACCTCCGGACAGTCCCGCGAGGCCTTCGCCGCGCCGTCGTTCAGCGCGGACGAGCCGGATGCGGCGCAGGGGCGGTTCAGCCAGGGGGATGACCCGACCTCCGGGCAGTCCCGGGATGCCTTCGTGGCGCCGTCGTTCACGGCTGATGGCCCGCATGCGGAGCAGTCGCCGTTCATGCGCGCGGCCGATCCGTCGCCCCAGGCCCACGACGTTGCTCCCGTGCCCATCGCCTTCCACGCCGACGCGGCGCTGCAGGGCGCGGTCGGCGATTCCGCGGATTTCGCCGAGGCGGAGTTCGACGAGTGGGACGACGACGAGGCGCTCGCCGGCTTCGACATCGTCTTCATGGATGAGGACGATGTCGCCGAGGCCGAGGTGGAGGAGACCGTCGCCGCCGCGCCGCTCACGTCCGAGCCCCTGGACGAAGCCGTGGTGGTGGACGCGGCCCCGCTCGCGTCCGAGCCCGTGGACGAAGCCGCGTCCGACGAAGCACCGGACGCCGCGGCGGTGATCGAGGCGGTCGCAAGCGCGGAAGGCGTCGACGAGTCCGCCTGGTCCGACGAGTCGTTCGCCCCCGCCGAATCCAGCGCCGTGGATGCGACTGAGACGATCGAGGCCGTGGAAGGGATCGACGAAGCCGCGTGGTCCGACGAAGCCTTTGCGCCCGCCGAGGCTGGCGAGGACGGCTTCGGCCCCGGCTTCGAGCTTCCCGCGATTCCAGTGGCGGAGCCCGCGGCCTTCGAAGAGGTGGCCGAATCGGACGAGGCATTGGATGCCGTCGCCGAGGAAGGCTCCACGACCGGAGTGGCCGACGCGGATGAGGCCGTCGATGCCGACGTGAACGCGGGGGCTTTCGCCGAAGCGGCCGAGCCCGTTAGCGCCGCGGCGGATGCGGATGCGTTCCCGGGCGGCATCACTGAAGCGGACGAGCCCATTAGCGCTACAACGGATGCGTATGCGTTCGCGGGCGGCATCCCCGACGCGGACGAGCCCGTCAGCGCCGCGGCGGATGCGGATGCGTACGCGGGCGGCATCGTTGAAGCGGACGAGCCCGTCAGCGCCGCTGTGGATGCGGACGCGTTCGCGGGCGGCAGCGCCGGCGCGGATGACACCGTGAGCGCTGCGGAAGACGTGGCCGCCACGGCGGATGCAATGGATGCAGTCGAAGCATCCGCCGCCGAGCCCGAGCCCGAGCCGATTGCCGACTGGCTGCGCGCCATCGACGATGCCGATCCCACGATCGCCGTTGTCCCTGCGCCGTACGTGGCTGCGCCGGATGAGGACGATCGGGCGGACGAAGTGGACCTCGCGGAGGCGGTGGACTACGGCGACGAGGTCGATCCCGCCGCCGCCGTGGACTTCGCCGATCTCTCCGCTCCCATCGGGGCCAACGTGGAGCCGGTGGATGTTTCCGCGACGTGGGATGTGGCCGTGCAATCGCTGGGTACGTCCACGATGGCACACACTTCGGACGCGGATCAGCCCGGGGACCATGAGCCTGCCGCCCCGGTGGACTTCGCGGACCACGCCGAGCCGATCGGCGCGCACGTAGAGCCGATGGATGCGTCCGTGACGGCGGACGTGGACGTGGGGTCGGTAGGTCCGTCCACGCTGGCAGACACTTCGGATGCGGATCAGCCGGGAGAGCCTGCGGCCGGCTACGTGTTCGACGACGTGGTCGCCGGCGATCCGGAAGCGCTGGATGCCGTGGAAGCCTACGCGGCTCCCGCGGCGGATGAGGATGCGGAACTCGAGCAGCCCGTGGACGTCGGCACCGCCGCGCCGGATGCGCCTCCCGTGGACGCAGGCGGTTGGCCCACGCGGGCCAGGCTGCCGCACGGGGTGACACTGGACCCGGAGCCATCGCCTCTCGCTGCCCCGTCCGAGCCGCCGGCTCCCATCGCGACGCCCCAGGCCCGTCCGGCGCCGGCGCGTCCGGCTGCTTCGCTGGCGAATCCGGAGGCGCGCCCCGCGGACGCTCCCAACTTCCCGCCCGCGCTTCCGCCGGACCCCGCGGTGGCGCGCGCCTGGTTCGACCGCGCCACGCAGCGCGCGCCGCAGGAGCCCAAGGCCGCGCCGGCTCCGTCCGTCGCGCTGGTCGCGGCCGCTCGGGAGCCGTGGGCCCCCGCGCCGACGCTCACCGGGCGCGCCAACCCCGTGCAGCTGGCGCAGGCGCTGGTGCGCGTGCTGGAGCGGGACGGCGACGTGCTCGGCGCCGCGAGCAGCGTCCGGCGCCTGCTGGCGGTTTCCATCGGGCGCGAGCTGGGGATGGAGGGCACGCGCCTGGACGGACTGGCGCTCGCGGCCGTGCTTGCGGACCTGGGCGGGCTGTTCCTTCGCGGCGGCGGACAGGCGCAGCGCGGCACCGACGTCTCTCTCACGCTCATGGAGTCCGTTCCGCTGACGCCGGAAGTGCACGAGGCGCTGTCGATGCAGCACCGGCGCTGGGACGGCAGCGACGGCGGCCCGCGCGAGGACGGCATTCCGTTCCCGGCGCGCGTCCTGGCCGTTGCCCGCGACGCGGCGTCCCTGCTGACGGGATCGTCGCGCCGGGGCACGGACGCGGCGGTGCACGAGCTTCAGCGGGGCGCGGGAACCACGTACGATCCCATGGTGGTCAGCGTGCTGCGGCGGGTGCTGGCGCGGCGCGAGCTGTACGGGATCGGCTATGGCGTGGGCGGACGGGTGATGGTGGCGCATCGCCGCGAGCTTCGGTCGATGGATCTGGCGGGCCGCCTGCACGCCTCCGGCTTCGAGGCTGAGACGCCGGGCGCCGGCACGCTTCGGCAGCGGCTGCACGGCGACCTGCCGCTGGCGCTGATCGTGGGCGCCGAGCTCGCCGCATCCGAAGCCGACACCCTGCGCGAGCTTCGCGCGATCCCGGCGGCGGCGTGGATGCCTGTCGTCGTCGTGGACGCGGACGACGCCGAGGTCCGCCCGTCGCTGCTGGCGGCGGGCGCGGACCTGTGTTTCGCCTCGTCGGCCACGTTCACCGAGGTGGGCGCCGCGCTCAACGCGCTCCTCCGCCGCCTCTCGACGCTGGCAGGCGGCACCGCGGAATAA